The Stomoxys calcitrans chromosome 3, idStoCalc2.1, whole genome shotgun sequence genome includes a region encoding these proteins:
- the LOC131995922 gene encoding uncharacterized protein LOC131995922 yields the protein MAAYLPRGDWQEEEERPRENNRGARHNERRDGNRQERGHPGADRDLQRGRGRPSTWQYSCGLCQDDHALNSCQRFRDKTPYQRYETVERRGYCRNCLARSHLAPDCTSLTGCRRCHDRHHTLLHGAPQLEEAPLNIDVPVTPPRFLWDIVFVPTAIIRITGEDVDSWASVRVLVSQSSIMSRIAYATFRRLGLRTFLYQGKRFASFKIMSRQPTSTWALKVNALITDELPRQPYSDPLLHDPTRDLTDSSLADPDPRSNVPIDLELGADTYSAIHREGRIFTGLGDVNAYRTVLGYIISGPIRNLNQ from the coding sequence ATGGCGGCCTACTTACCCCGTGGAGATTGGCAAGAGGAGGAGGAAAGACCTCGCGAAAACAATCGTGGCGCACGACACAATGAAAGACGTGATGGCAATCGCCAGGAAAGAGGACATCCTGGAGCGGACCGGGACTTGCAACGTGGGCGTGGTCGTCCAAGTACATGGCAGTATTCATGTGGTCTTTGCCAAGAtgaccacgctcttaactcaTGCCAGCGCTTTCGAGACAAAACCCCGTACCAACGGTACGAAACAGTGGAAAGGAGAGGCTATTGTAGAAATTGCCTGGCAAGAAGTCACCTAGCGCCAGACTGTACAAGCCTCACAGGGTGCCGccgttgtcatgatcgtcatcaCACCCTACTCCATGGGGCCCCTCAACTCGAAGAGGCACCCCTCAATATAGACGTGCCTGTGACACCGCCCCGCTTCTTATGGGACATTGTTTTTGTGCCGACGGCCATTATACGCATAACCGGTGAAGACGTCGACAGTTGGGCTTCTGTGCGAGTCCTGGTAAGCCAGTCCTCTATAATGTCCAGAATCGCGTATGCGACGTTCCGCCGGCTTGGTCTTCGAACGTTTTTGTACCAAGGTAAACGATTTGCTAGCTTTAAAATTATGTCTCGCCAACCCACTAGCACTTGGGCGTTAAAGGTCAACGCGCTCATCACGGACGAGCTGCCAAGACAACCCTATTCCGACCCTCTTCTTCACGACCCGACCCGTGATTTAACTGATAgctcactagctgacccggacccgAGAAGCAATGTTCCTATCGATCTAGAGCTTGGTGCAGATACATACTCTGCAATACATAGAGAAGGTCGCATATTTACCGGACTTGGTGACGTCAACGCCTATAGGACGGTACTGGGATACATCATATCCGGCCCTATTCGGAATCTAAATCAATAA
- the LOC131996056 gene encoding uncharacterized protein LOC131996056 produces the protein MLHKGTETQASSQDPARDVARPSTSATALTTIIQSTPDTRQSNITTLTLRDKQISERHPRETLLFTAVVQIESRGQLFDARAIIDSGSQSTFITDKLKNKLSLPTKRNLVHVTGLSQMVAETSNKACLFTLRSSLDPRFELEVWAPVLKALPSNLPPQNLDLAQLRDVANLDLADPKFYISQPVDLLIGMDIGPLIFDIGSPMKSVGTLLAQNTVFGWIVGGPIAQGTTGGNRVSLHNTISIEKILTRFWEVEETPKKILRSEEDMVCEQNFKTTTRRNQNGRYVVTLPFKNCEELGSSRNIALAQFYRMERKLQATPEIKEQYDKTILEYLELGHMRRLSAEEVTKTPNYYLPHHAVIKPDRLTTKLRVVFNASSPSSNKRSLNDNLFAGPILQQDLVLQILKWRFFKYVFNADVTKMYRQILLDPNQTQFQRILFRKSPKDQVEDFELLTVTFGVNCAPFLAIRTLLQLAEDVADTYPLASKIIQENLYVDDVLVGAHTIEEAIRSRKELISAFDSAGFQLMKWTANDHKVIQDLPADQLLPVNWLELSEDSSTKTLGIRWNISGDYFTFTPPSLEVRPTYTKREVLSSIAKLFDPCGWLAPVIVIAKLVMQQVWLDKIDWDDTLKAIALINWQTFVKNCGEIESVKVPRWIQFVPSCQVEVHGFCDASESAYGAALYIRVEHEDHKTETYLLAAKTRVAPIKKISLPRLELCGAVLLSKLASSIIAKLQISNFTTYYWTDSTIVLAWLKKPPCAWSTFVGNRVSEILENVGVENWLHIDSESNPADVASRGCSPSDLKGHHLWWHGPLWLKLPKDRWPTYEVFSDTSLEAKAVKVFATTTFEDPLERFSSLSRAYRVLCYVLRFWRNTSAGRSHLRISSGKITAEEIQDVKQRLLVMTQKQYFASEYHNLEQKTKLSPSSSLLSLNPFLDSKGVMRSNGRLVQSPALSYNERHPILLPYDARMTQLLVEFAHKITLHGGNQLMTRLLRSEFWIFRLKPLVKKVIHNCKTCILYKKHLQSQIMASLPPERTSLSRPFTNTGVDFAGPFNIKNYSGRACLITKGYVCIFVCFATKAIHLEATTDLSTQSFLAAFSRFIARRGCPACIYSDNGKNFVGASELLKKDRLEFLKTLQNQTLQQNVYQNLVWKFIPPGAPHMGGLWEAGVKSFKSHLRKFIPKMNFTFEELSTILTRIEACLNSRPLSPANDDPNDFSPLTPGHFLIGTPLLTPAEPDVSDQDVSFANRWKRLKIVSQYFCQRWKSEYLKELHRRSKWKYQQENLAKDDLVVIRDDRFPPTEWTMGRIERAYHGTDQNIRVVDVRTSNGIVTRPITKIVKLFSA, from the coding sequence ATGCTACACAAGGGAACGGAAACCCAAGCTAGTAGCCAAGACCCAGCCAGAGATGTAGCGCGACCCAGTACTAGTGCTACCGCTCTTACGACAATTATACAGTCCACTCCTGACACAAGACAAAGTAACATCACCACCCTGACCCTTCGGGATAAGCAAATTAGTGAGCGTCATCCTAGGGAAACTTTGCTATTTACTGCCGTAGTGCAGATAGAATCTAGAGGACAACTATTCGATGCCAGAGCTATTATTGACTCTGGATCGCAGTCCACCTTTATAACAGATAAACTCAAGAACAAATTGAGTCTTCCAACTAAGCGAAACTTGGTACACGTCACGGGGCTTAGCCAGATGGTAGCCGAAACTTCGAACAAAGCTTGTCTCTTTACTTTGCGTTCAAGCTTAGACCCTCGATTTGAGTTGGAGGTTTGGGCGCCTGTCTTGAAGGCCCTTCCTTCTAATTTACCACCACAAAACTTAGACCTAGCACAACTTCGGGATGTTGCCAACCTTGATTTGGCAGATCCAAAATTCTATATTAGCCAACCGGTTGACCTTCTAATAGGAATGGACATAGGACCCCTTATTTTTGACATTGGATCTCCTATGAAATCAGTCGGCACACTTTTGGCACagaacacagtttttggatggaTCGTTGGTGGACCCATAGCACAAGGAACTACAGGGGGTAACCGAGTTTCTCTGCACAACACAATATCGATAGAGAAAATACTTACacgtttttgggaggtggaggaGACCCCCAAAAAGATTTTGAGGTCTGAAGAGGACATGGTTTGTGAACAAAACTTTAAGACAACCACTCGCCGAAACCAAAATGGAAGATACGTTGTGACCCTACCGTTTAAAAATTGCGAAGAACTAGGAAGTTCTAGAAACATCGCTTTAGCACAATTTTATCGAATGGAAAGGAAGCTGCAGGCAACGCCTGAAATAAAGGAACAATATGATAAAACTATTCTGGAATATCTGGAACTTGGACACATGAGGAGATTATCGGCCGAGGAGGTAACTAAGACTCCCAATTACTATTTGCCGCATCATGCTGTCATCAAGCCAGATCGACTCACAACGAAACTTAGAGTGGTTTTCAATGCGTCAAGTCCTTCTTCGAACAAAAGAAGCCTCAACGACAACCTGTTTGCTGGACCCATTCTTCAACAAGACCTTGTGTTACAAATTTTGAAGTGGAGATTCTTCAAATACGTATTCAATGCGGACGTAACGAAGATGTACCGGCAAATTCTCCTAGACCCTAATCAGACACAATTCCAAAGAATACTTTTTAGAAAATCTCCAAAGGACCAAGTCGAGGATTTTGAGCTCTTGACAGTCACGTTTGGAGTAAATTGCGCACCATTCCTTGCAATCCGAACACTTCTTCAACTTGCGGAAGACGTGGCGGACACATACCCCTTAGCATCAAAGATCATTCAAGAGAATCTGTATGTTGATGATGTTCTGGTCGGGGCTCACACAATTGAAGAAGCCATCCGATCTCGTAAAGAGTTAATCTCAGCCTTTGACTCGGCTGGATTTCAACTCATGAAATGGACAGCAAATGATCACAAAGTCATTCAAGACTTACCTGCCGATCAATTGCTGCCAGTAAATTGGCTTGAGCTCTCGGAGGACTCTTCAACCAAAACCCTTGGTATTCGGTGGAATATTTCTGGGGATTATTTCACATTCACACCACCATCATTAGAAGTCAGACCAACGTACACAAAAAGAGAGGTCTTATCATCCATTGCCAAATTGTTTGACCCTTGTGGTTGGTTGGCCCCAGTTATTGTAATCGCCAAGCTAGTCATGCAGCAAGTATGGCTTGACAAAATAGACTGGGATGACACGCTCAAAGCAATAGCATTAATAAACTGGCAAACCTTTGTAAAAAACTGTGGGGAAATTGAATCAGTAAAAGTTCCAAGATGGATTCAGTTTGTGCCTTCGTGTCAAGTTGAAGTTCACGGGTTTTGTGATGCGTCTGAGAGTGCGTACGGAGCAGCTCTTTACATAAGAGTGGAACATGAAGACCACAAGACagaaacatatttgctcgctgcTAAGACTCgtgtagcccccataaagaaaaTCTCGCTACCAAGGCTTGAGTTATGCGGGgctgttttattatcaaagctTGCGTCGTCAATTATAGCTAAGCTTCAAATTTCTAACTTCACAACTTACTACTGGACTGACTCAACAATTGTTCTAGCATGGCTCAAGAAACCACCTTGTGCTTGGAGCACATTTGTGGGAAATCGCGTCTCGGAGATATTGGAAAACGTCGGGGTTGAAAATTGGCTGCATATTGACTCCGAAAGTAACCCTGCGGATGTTGCCAGTCGAGGGTGCTCACCATCTGACTTGAAAGGTCATCATTTGTGGTGGCACGGACCCCTATGGTTAAAACTTCCGAAAGACAGGTGGCCAACGTACGAAGTTTTTAGTGACACGAGTTTAGAAGCGAAAGCAGTTAAAGTTTTTGCTACTACAACCTTTGAAGACCCTCTAGAAAGATTCTCTTCTTTGTCTCGAGCATATCGAGTTTTGTGTTATGTTTTAAGATTTTGGCGAAACACTAGCGCAGGTCGATCGCATCTTAGAATCTCGTCTGGGAAGATTACCGCTGAAGAAATACAAGACGTAAAGCAACGACTCTTAGTTATGACTCAGAAACAGTACTTTGCTTCCGAATACCACAATTTAGAACAGAAAACTAAATTGTCGCCCAGCAGTAGCCTTTTGTCATTGAACCCATTTTTAGACTCGAAAGGGGTTATGCGGTCCAATGGGCGTCTAGTCCAATCACCGGCACTGTCATACAATGAAAGGCATCCCATTCTCTTGCCATATGATGCAAGAATGACTCAACTTCTTGTCGAGTTTGCACACAAAATAACACTTCATGGAGGCAACCAGCTCATGACACGATTATTGCGATCAGAATTTTGGATATTTCGGTTAAAACCCCTTGTTAAGAAAGTTATACACAACTGCAAGACctgtattttgtataaaaagcaCTTGCAATCACAAATAATGGCGTCCCTTCCACCTGAGCGCACTTCACTCTCGAGACCCTTTACCAATACCGGGGTTGACTTTGCAGGACCCTTTAATATTAAAAACTATTCAGGTCGTGCTTGTCTGATTACCAAAGGGTACGTCTgtatctttgtttgttttgcgacaAAAGCCATACACTTGGAGGCAACAACCGATCTTTCTacacaatcttttttagcggCGTTTTCGCGTTTTATTGCTCGTAGAGGTTGTCCGGCCTGTATCTACTCCGATAATGGGAAAAACTTTGTGGGCGCCTCTGAATTACTTAAAAAGGATCGTCTAGAGTTCTTAAAGACTCTACAAAACCAAACGCTGCAGCAGAATGTTTATCAAAATCTAGTTTGGAAATTTATTCCTCCTGGTGCCCCTCACATGGGCGGCCTGTGGGAAGCGGGTGTCAAGTCTTTTAAATCCCACTTGCGCAAGTTTATTCCGAAAATGAACTTTACGTTCGAGGAATTGTCCACAATTTTGACTCGAATAGAGGCTTGCTTAAATTCCAGACCGCTGAGTCCAGCCAACGACGACCCCAATGACTTCTCGCCTTTGACTCCAGGCCACTTTCTTATTGGTACACCACTTCTGACCCCAGCGGAGCCTGATGTTTCAGATCAGGATGTCTCTTTTGCTAATAGGTGGAAAAGACTCAAAATAGTATCTCAATACTTTTGCCAACGATGGAAGTCGGAGTATTTGAAAGAATTGCACCGCAGATCCAAATGGAAATATCAGCAGGAAAATCTCGCAAAGGATGATTTAGTTGTAATCAGAGACGATAGGTTCCCTCCTACGGAATGGACAATGGGTCGCATTGAAAGGGCCTATCATGGTACAGATCAAAATATAAGAGTAGTAGATGTTAGAACGTCAAACGGAATAGTCACTAGACCCATTACTAAAATTGTCAAATTGTTTTCCGCATGA